One part of the Sebastes fasciatus isolate fSebFas1 chromosome 8, fSebFas1.pri, whole genome shotgun sequence genome encodes these proteins:
- the aurkaip1 gene encoding small ribosomal subunit protein mS38: MFTSKVVPRLNLLRRATCALQAHGEVLNGRVQPLLPAYCSSLQQKQRNYSTAADNTPPPRWVQLEPELDEALVPRKLSVSPLESWLSLRYSLPPLQECAQPQEDVGPLEEKMLPPVSVPVLEDGEGSATPLSCKNVLKIRRRKMNRHKYKKLLKRTKFLRRRVLEGRGKKKQKRFEEDLRRIWTRAGLKKAPEGWNTPKIFIKQHGNKRD; encoded by the exons ATGTTTACCTCAAAGGTTGTCCCCCGTCTCAATCTGTTACGTAGAGCAACAT GTGCTCTTCAGGCCCATGGAGAAGTTTTGAATGGACGTGTGCAACCGCTTCTTCCTGCTTACTGCTCTTCACTACAACAAAAACAGAGGAACTACTCAACAGCAGCAGACAACACACCTCCTCCCCGATGGGTACAACTTGAGCCAGAACTGGACGAAGCTCTCGTGCCGCGTAAACTGTCGGTGAGTCCTCTGGAGAGCTGGCTCTCCCTGCGCTACTCCCTTCCTCCCCTGCAGGAGTGCGCTCAGCCGCAGGAGGACGTAGGGCCGCTGGAAGAGAAGATGCTGCCTCCCGTCTCCGTCCCTGTTCTGGAGGATGGGGAGGGTTCAGCAACACCTCTTAGCTGTAAGAATGTTCTGAAGATCCGACGGCGGAAGATGAACCGGCATAAATACAAGAAGCTGCTAAAACGGACTAAATTCTTGAGGAGAAGAGTGCTGGAGGGCAGGGGGAAGAAGAAGCAG AAACGATTTGAGGAGGATCTGAGGAGGATTTGGACACGAGCTGGACTGAAGAAGGCTCCAGAGGGGTGGAACACACCTAAGATCTTCATTAAGCAGCATGGAAACAAAAGAGactga